CTACGGTGGGTTGTATGAGGAATCCCGGCGCACCAATTTTTTCGTTACCACCGATATCGATGAGGCGATTTTCCTCGCCGACCGGATACTCATCATGACGAATATTCCGACGCGCGTGCGGACGACATTGGAAGTAAACGTGCCGCGCCCGCGCAAGCTTGTCGACCTCGTCGAAAACGATCGGGCGAATGAAGTAAAAATGCAAGCGCTATCGTTGCTGCACGAAGAGGCCATGAAATCGTTCGCGGGCGGCAGCAAGGCCGCAGCCGATTTTGTCGAGGCTTATTCGAAGCGCGGCGTGAAATGACAAGGCAATGAAATGGCTGCTCGCGCGCGAAATGGTGGTTGGCTTGGCTGTCCTCGGGGCGGTGTTATCACTACTGGCGTCGGTACTTCAGTCCAAACACAAGGTCAGCGAAGAAACAGCAAAGCGCATCAATCTGACTGGTTACTTCCTTATGGGAATTAGCATTGTACTTTTCATTGTTTCCGGGCTCGTCTCTTCGGCAACCTAAATTCTGCATCTTTAATCGTCAACCTTACTTCTGCATATATGACCGCAACGATTATTGACGGCGTCGCCGTCGCCAAACAGGTTAGAGCAGACATCAAGACTCGCGTAGTGCGACTGAAGACGCTTGGGGTCGTGCCGGGGCTTGCGGTTGTCATCATAGGAGACAATCCGGCGTCCAGGGCCTACGTGGGCAAAAAGATCACGGCTTGCGCCGAAGTCGGCGTGCTCTCCGAAGTCCACGAGTTCCCAACCGACGCCGACCAGGGCAAGGTGCTTGCCCGGATCGCCGCGCTCAACATCAATCCGGAAATCCACGGAATGATCGTCCAGCTTCCGCTGCCATCGCATCTCGATATGCGCCGGGTTCTCGAGGCGATTGCCCAAGATAAGGACGTGGATGGATTTAATCAGTACAACGTTGGCGGATTGATGATCGGCAACTCCGTATTTCCGCCGTGCACCCCTCTGGGAGTACAACTGCTACTTGAGTATTCGAAGATACAGATTGCTGGACAGAATGTCGTGGTAGTGGGGGCAAGCAATATCGTCGGCAAACCGATGGCGCTCATGCTGCTGCAAAAGGAAGCCACGGTCAGTTTATGTCACGTCAAAACACGAGACTTGGCGCAGTTTACGATCCTCGCGGATATTCTTGTGGTTGCTGCCGGTAGGCCTAATCTCATCAACGCATCTATGGTCAAAACCGGCGCGGTCGTGATCGATGTCGGGATCAATCGGCTGCCGGACGGGAGGTTGGTGGGCGACGTCGATTTCGAGGCGGTGAAGGAAAAAGCCTCTTATATCACTCCGGTTCCCGGCGGAGTTGGGCCGATGACTGTCAGTATGCTGATCTGGAACACGGTGCAGGCGGCTGAGCGTCAGGCGGCAAAGGCGAGTGAGTGGGGTCGGGCGACCAGCGTCATGCAGCCTGCGCTCGTCTGATGTGCAAGCCCCCGACCGCGAGATCGAACTTTCGAAGGTACCAGGCGGGCAAGTAAAATTGCCACCCCTTGCCTTGAATGGTGTAAGCCTCGGTAGTGCAAATTGACGTCACCCCTTATGTCGACAACAGCGCCAATCAAACTCGATACCCGCAATTTGAAAAAAGCCAGCGGCAAACGCAAAGGCCGCATCACCGATGCGCGTTCGCGCGAGGAAATCAAAGCCTTGCTTGGGAACGAGTCCCGGCAGCGTGATTTGTTGATTGAGCACCTGCACAAGATTCAAGACCGCTACGGCCATATTTCCGCAGGACATATTGTTGCGCTTGCGGAAGAAATGAAGCTTGCGATGACCGAAGTCTACGAGGTCGCAACCTTTTATCATCACTTCGATGTGATCAAAGAAGGCGACAAGGCGCCGCCTGAAATCACGGTTCGCGTTTGCGATTCGCTCTCGTGCGAGCTCGCCGGAGCGAAAAACCTCTTTCACGCCCTGCAACAACAGGCGGGGAACAATGTGAGGGTGATCACGGCGCCATGCGTGGGAAGGTGTGAATCGGCGCCAGTGGCGGTGGTCGGGCAGAACCCGATCGATCGCGCCGATTTCGCTCGCGTGCAATTGGCGCTCACCAGGAAAGCGGTCAAGGCTCCGGTCGCCCCCTACATCGATTACCGGCAATACCGGGAACAAGGTGGGTATCGAACTCTGGTCGAATGCGTGTCCGGCAAGCGGCAGAAAGAAGACGTGATCAAGACGCTCGAAGATTCCGCGCTGCGAGGATTGGGGGGCGCGGGTTTTCCGGCGGGCCGTAAGTGGCGCATCGTCCGCGCCGAGCCGGCCCCGAGGCTTATGGCGATCAACATTGACGAAGGCGAGCCCGGGACCTTCAAGGATCGCTGGTATCTGGAGCGCGACCCGCACCGTTTTCTCGAAGGCATGCTGATCGCGGCCTGGGCGGTGGGAATCGACGAGATCTACATCTATCTGCGCGACGAATATGCGGGTTGCCGGCAGATTCTGGAAAAAGAGCTTATCGCGCTGCAACCCGATCCGCCCTGTCAACTGCCGAAGATTTACCTCCGCCGCGGCGCTGGCGCCTACATCTGCGGAGAAGAGTCAGCGATGATCGAATCCATTGAGGGCAAGCGGGGAATGCCGAGGCTTCGTCCCCCCTACCTCGCGCAAGTGGGGCTGTTCAACCGGCCGACTCTCGAGCACAACATGGAAACGTTGCACTGGGTGCGCGACATTCTTGAAAAAGGTGCGGCATGGTTTTCCGCGCAGGGACGCAACGGGCGCAAGGGACTGCGCTCTTTTTCAGTGAGCGGACGAATACAGAAGCCAGGCGTCCATCTCGCGCCGGCGGGAATCACCATGCGCGAGTTGGTTGACGAATATTGCGGTGGAATGCTTCCGGGTCATACCTTCTACGCGTATTTGCCGGGCGGCGCATCAGGGGGAATACTCCCCGCGAGCATGGGCGACATTCCGCTCGACTTCGACACACTCAACCCGCATGGTTGTTTTATCGGCTCCGCGGCGGTGATGATCCTGTCGGACCAGGACCGGGCCAGAGATGCAGCGGTCAACGTCATGCGCTTTTTCGAGGACGAGTCATGCGGCAAGTGCACTCCCTGCCGGGTGGGCACTTCGAAAGCGGTCAAGCTCATGCAGGAAAAACGCTGGAACCGTGAGCTGCTCGAAGAACTCTCAACTGCAATGGCGGATGCTTCCATCTGCGGTCTCGGCCAGGCGGCGCCCAATCCAATCCGCTGCGTGCTGAAATATTTTTCTCACGAGGTGACCACGCATCCTCAGGCGCGGCACGACAAAGGATCTGCTTTTTGATGATGACCCAAGAGTAAGTATGAACGCTCCAATCGAAGCCGTGGTAAAACCTCAAGTCGTCGAATTCGAACTGAACGGCAGGACGATATCCGGTTTCAGCGACGAGACCATCATCGAGGCGGCGAAGCGTCACGGTGTCAAGATTCCGCACCTGTGCTATCTCAAAGGCTATCGTCCTGACGGCAATTGCCGCGCGTGCATGGTGGAAATCAAGGGCGAACGTGTACTCGCTCCGTCGTGCTGCCGCGCCCCCACCGCTGGAATGGAAGTGTTTTCTGAAAACGAGCGCGCACGCACCTCGCAGAAAATGGTGCTGGAACTCCTGCTTTCTGACATGCCGGCGTCGAAGCACACTTTGAATTCGGAGCTGGATGACTGGGCGAAAGAACTCAAGCTTGGCCAGCCGCGGTTTGCTCCTCGCGACAATCCTCCACCAGACATTTCTCACCCGGCGATCGCGGTCAATCTCGAATCGTGCATTCAATGCACTCGCTGCGTTCGCGCTTGCCGCGAAGTGCAAGTAAACGACGTGATCGGCTACGCGTTTCGCGGGCACCACTCGGAAATCGTCTTCGACTTGGGCGATCCAATGGGCACTAGCACTTGTGTCGCCTGCGGCGAATGTGTGCAAGCGTGTCCGACCGGGGCGCTGATGCCTGCGCGAGGTGTGGGCATGATCGAGCCCGACAAGAAAGTTGATTCGCTCTGTCCGTATTGCGGCGTCGGTTGCCATCTGACCTATCACATCAAGGACAACAAAATCCTGCATGTCGAAGGCCGCGATGGCCCGGCCAACCACAATCGGCTATGCGTGAAAGGCCGCTATGGCTTCGACTACGTGCACCACAAACAGCGCCTGACCAAGCCGCTGATCCGCAAGGCCGGCGCGGAGAAAACGGGCGATTTCACGATGGATCCGGACCACGCCAGCGCCGTATTTCGCGAGGCCAGTTGGGAAGAGGCGCTCGAAGTGGCGGTATCCGGGCTCAAGAGAATCCGCGACGAAAAAGGTTCGCAGGCGCTCGCCGGTTTCGGCTCGGCGAAAGGCAGCAACGAGGAAGCCTATCTGTTCCAGAAGCTCGTGCGCACGGGATTCGGCACCAACAACGTGGATCATTGCACCCGGCTTTGCCACGCTTCGAGTGTTGCAGCCTTGCTCGAAGGAATAGGCTCGGGCGCGGTATCGAACCAGGTGTCGGACGTGCTGAAAGCGGAAGTGATTTTCATCATTGGCGCCAATCCCACAGTCAATCATCCGGTTGCTGCGACCTTTATCAAGAACGCGGTGAAAAACGGGGCTACGCTGATCGTCGTCGATCCCCGGCGCTTCGAGTTGGCGCGCTTGGCGACCCATTATCTGCAACTCAAACCCGATACCGACATCGCGTTTCTGAACGCGATGATGCACACGATTATCAGCGAGGGCTGGGTGAATGAAGACTTCATCGCCAAGCGCACGCTAGACTTCGAAGCGCTAAAAGCCAACGTCGCCCCCTACAGCGCGGAGGCTATGGCACCGATTTGCGGTGTGCCCGCGGCAACGATCAGAGAAGTCGCGCGGCTGTACGCATGCTCCAAAGGGTCGATGATTATGTGGGGCATGGGCATCTCGCAACACGTGCACGGCACCGACAATGCGCGCTGCTTGATCGCACTGTGCCTGATGACTGGGCAGGTCGGGCGTCCCGGATCGGGATTACATCCCCTTCGGGGGCAGAACAACGTGCAAGGCGCCTCCGACGCGGGGCTAATCCCGATGGTGTTTCCCGATTATCAGCGGGTGGACGATCAGAATGTACGCAGCGCTTTTGAAAAGCTGTGGGGCGCCAAGCTCGATCCTAAACCGGGTCTGACCGTGGTTGAAATTATGGACGCGGTACACGCGGGCAGGCTCCACGGCATGTATATCATGGGCGAGAACCCGGCGATGTCCGATCCCGACGTCGAGCATGCTCGGGCGGCGCTCGCTAGACTCGAGATGCTCGTGGTGCAGGACATATTCCTTACCGAAACCGCTTACCTTGCCGACGTCATTCTCCCGGCCTCGGCGTTCCCTGAGAAAACCGGCACCTTCACCAACACCGATCGCATGGTGCAGTTGGGACGCAAAGCACTCGAAATGCCGGGCGATGCGCGGCAGGACTTGTGGATCATCCAGGAAGTGGCGAGACGCCTGGGACTTAACTGGAACTATCAAGGCCCCGATAGCGGAGTCGCGCAAGTGTTCAACGAAATGCGCCGCGCCATGCCGAGCATCGCCGGCATCACTTGGGAGCGCTTGCAAAGCGAAGGCTCGGTAACCTTTCCGTGCGAGAACGAGGGGGATCCGGGACAGCCGGTTGTTTTCACTTACGATTTCCCGACTGAGACCGGCCGCGCCCGGTTTGTGCCAGCAGATATCGGGCCCGCCAACGAGCAGCCAGACAACGAATATCCAATGGTGCTAATTACCGGCCGCCAGCTTGAACATTGGCACACCGGAAGCATGACGCGCCGCGCCGGCGTGCTGGATGCGATTGAGCCGCAAGCTATCGCCTCATTGCACACGGTCGATTTAGAGCGCATCGGCGCCAAGCCTGGAGGTGTGATTACCGTCGAATCGCGGCGTGGCAAGATCACCCTGTACGTGCGTCAGTTCGATGGCATACCGGTGGGTACAGTTTTCGTTCCATTTTGCTATTACGAGGCGGCCGCTAACTTGCTCACCAATCCGGCGCTCGATCCCGTCGGCAAGATTCCCGAGTTCAAATATTGCGCGGTGCGGGTGACCGCGGGTGGTGAACTGAATCCAGTTTCGAGTTTTGGCGGCGGGCAGATCTTGGAGGCTTTGACTGCTGAACCAAGATAGATTTATATCCGCTGTTAGTGATCCTTCAGAAGGAAGCCCTTATGCCATCCGATATCGAAATAGCCCAGAAAGCCAAAATGCAGCGCATCGCCGCGATTGCCAAAGACCGGCTCGGCATCAGCGACGAGCATCTCGAACCCTATGGCCATTACAAAGCCAAGCTGTCTCTCGATTACGTCGACAGCCTGAAGGACAAGCCCGACGGCAAGCTGATTCTGGTGACGGCGATCAGCCCGACACCGGCCGGCGAAGGCAAAACGACGACGACGGTGGGGCTGGGCGATGCGTTGAACAAGATCGGCAAGAGGGCCGTGATATGTCTGCGCGAACCGAGCCTGGGGCCGGTATTCGGCATGAAGGGCGGCGCGGCCGGCGGCGGCTATGCGCAGGTTGTGCCGATGGAAGACATCAACCTGCACTTCACCGGCGACTTCAACGCGATCCAGCTAGCGAACAACCTGCTCGCCGCGATGCTCGACAACCACATTCATCACGGCAACGAGCTTGGCATCGACGTACGCCGCATCGCGTGGAAGCGCGTGCTCGACATGAACGATCGCGCGCTGCGCGATATCACCTGCTCGCTCGGCGGACCGGGCAACGGCTTTCCGCGCCAGGACGGTTTCGACATCGTCGTAGCAAGCGAGGTGATGGCGATTTTCTGCCTGGCCACCTCGCTGAAGGATCTGAAAGAGCGGCTCGGCAATATCGTCGTCGCCTATACGCGCGCACTGAAACCGGTGCTCGCTCGCGACCTGCAAGCGCATGGCGCCATGACCGTGCTGTTGAAAGATGCGCTGAAGCCGAACCTGGTGCAGACGCTGGAAAATAATCCAGCCTTCATCCATGGCGGACCGTTCGCCAATATCGCGCACGGCTGCAATTCCGTGATTGCAACCAAAACCGCGCTCAAGCTTGCCGATTACGTCGTGACCGAAGCCGGCTTTGGCGCTGATCTGGGCGCGGAAAAATTCATCGACATCAAGTGCCGCAAGTCGGGTCTGCGCCCCTCAGCGGTCGTTATCGTCGCGACCATGCGCGCGCTGAAATATCACGGCGGCGTCGATCCGAAGCAGTTGAACACCGAAAACCTTGGGGCACTCGAAAAAGGCATCGCCAATCTGGAACGCCACGTCAGCAACGTGACGAACCATTTCGGCCTACCGTGCGTGGTCGCGATCAATCATTTCACTTTCGATACCGACGCCGAAGTCGCGCTGCTGAAGAAGAAAATGAAAGACGCGCCGGTCGTCCTTGCTAAGCACTGGTCGGATGGCGGCGCGGGCGCGGCCGATCTCGCCCGCGCCGTTGTCGATGTCGTCGACAAAGGCAAGTCCAACTTCAAATTTGCCTACGAAGACAGCGCCACCTTGTGGGACAAGATCAAGACCGTCGCGCAAAAAATCTACGGCGCTGCC
This genomic interval from Burkholderiales bacterium contains the following:
- a CDS encoding NAD(P)H-dependent oxidoreductase subunit E — translated: MSTTAPIKLDTRNLKKASGKRKGRITDARSREEIKALLGNESRQRDLLIEHLHKIQDRYGHISAGHIVALAEEMKLAMTEVYEVATFYHHFDVIKEGDKAPPEITVRVCDSLSCELAGAKNLFHALQQQAGNNVRVITAPCVGRCESAPVAVVGQNPIDRADFARVQLALTRKAVKAPVAPYIDYRQYREQGGYRTLVECVSGKRQKEDVIKTLEDSALRGLGGAGFPAGRKWRIVRAEPAPRLMAINIDEGEPGTFKDRWYLERDPHRFLEGMLIAAWAVGIDEIYIYLRDEYAGCRQILEKELIALQPDPPCQLPKIYLRRGAGAYICGEESAMIESIEGKRGMPRLRPPYLAQVGLFNRPTLEHNMETLHWVRDILEKGAAWFSAQGRNGRKGLRSFSVSGRIQKPGVHLAPAGITMRELVDEYCGGMLPGHTFYAYLPGGASGGILPASMGDIPLDFDTLNPHGCFIGSAAVMILSDQDRARDAAVNVMRFFEDESCGKCTPCRVGTSKAVKLMQEKRWNRELLEELSTAMADASICGLGQAAPNPIRCVLKYFSHEVTTHPQARHDKGSAF
- a CDS encoding formate--tetrahydrofolate ligase, with the translated sequence MPSDIEIAQKAKMQRIAAIAKDRLGISDEHLEPYGHYKAKLSLDYVDSLKDKPDGKLILVTAISPTPAGEGKTTTTVGLGDALNKIGKRAVICLREPSLGPVFGMKGGAAGGGYAQVVPMEDINLHFTGDFNAIQLANNLLAAMLDNHIHHGNELGIDVRRIAWKRVLDMNDRALRDITCSLGGPGNGFPRQDGFDIVVASEVMAIFCLATSLKDLKERLGNIVVAYTRALKPVLARDLQAHGAMTVLLKDALKPNLVQTLENNPAFIHGGPFANIAHGCNSVIATKTALKLADYVVTEAGFGADLGAEKFIDIKCRKSGLRPSAVVIVATMRALKYHGGVDPKQLNTENLGALEKGIANLERHVSNVTNHFGLPCVVAINHFTFDTDAEVALLKKKMKDAPVVLAKHWSDGGAGAADLARAVVDVVDKGKSNFKFAYEDSATLWDKIKTVAQKIYGAADVSADAKVRSQIKKLQDDGYGHYPVCVAKTQYSFSTDASLRGAPSGHVIGIREVRLAAGAEFVVMVCGDIMTMPGLPKVPSTVKIDLTDEGKVIGLF
- the folD gene encoding bifunctional methylenetetrahydrofolate dehydrogenase/methenyltetrahydrofolate cyclohydrolase FolD, with amino-acid sequence MTATIIDGVAVAKQVRADIKTRVVRLKTLGVVPGLAVVIIGDNPASRAYVGKKITACAEVGVLSEVHEFPTDADQGKVLARIAALNINPEIHGMIVQLPLPSHLDMRRVLEAIAQDKDVDGFNQYNVGGLMIGNSVFPPCTPLGVQLLLEYSKIQIAGQNVVVVGASNIVGKPMALMLLQKEATVSLCHVKTRDLAQFTILADILVVAAGRPNLINASMVKTGAVVIDVGINRLPDGRLVGDVDFEAVKEKASYITPVPGGVGPMTVSMLIWNTVQAAERQAAKASEWGRATSVMQPALV
- the fdhF gene encoding formate dehydrogenase subunit alpha — protein: MNAPIEAVVKPQVVEFELNGRTISGFSDETIIEAAKRHGVKIPHLCYLKGYRPDGNCRACMVEIKGERVLAPSCCRAPTAGMEVFSENERARTSQKMVLELLLSDMPASKHTLNSELDDWAKELKLGQPRFAPRDNPPPDISHPAIAVNLESCIQCTRCVRACREVQVNDVIGYAFRGHHSEIVFDLGDPMGTSTCVACGECVQACPTGALMPARGVGMIEPDKKVDSLCPYCGVGCHLTYHIKDNKILHVEGRDGPANHNRLCVKGRYGFDYVHHKQRLTKPLIRKAGAEKTGDFTMDPDHASAVFREASWEEALEVAVSGLKRIRDEKGSQALAGFGSAKGSNEEAYLFQKLVRTGFGTNNVDHCTRLCHASSVAALLEGIGSGAVSNQVSDVLKAEVIFIIGANPTVNHPVAATFIKNAVKNGATLIVVDPRRFELARLATHYLQLKPDTDIAFLNAMMHTIISEGWVNEDFIAKRTLDFEALKANVAPYSAEAMAPICGVPAATIREVARLYACSKGSMIMWGMGISQHVHGTDNARCLIALCLMTGQVGRPGSGLHPLRGQNNVQGASDAGLIPMVFPDYQRVDDQNVRSAFEKLWGAKLDPKPGLTVVEIMDAVHAGRLHGMYIMGENPAMSDPDVEHARAALARLEMLVVQDIFLTETAYLADVILPASAFPEKTGTFTNTDRMVQLGRKALEMPGDARQDLWIIQEVARRLGLNWNYQGPDSGVAQVFNEMRRAMPSIAGITWERLQSEGSVTFPCENEGDPGQPVVFTYDFPTETGRARFVPADIGPANEQPDNEYPMVLITGRQLEHWHTGSMTRRAGVLDAIEPQAIASLHTVDLERIGAKPGGVITVESRRGKITLYVRQFDGIPVGTVFVPFCYYEAAANLLTNPALDPVGKIPEFKYCAVRVTAGGELNPVSSFGGGQILEALTAEPR